The Oncorhynchus masou masou isolate Uvic2021 chromosome 14, UVic_Omas_1.1, whole genome shotgun sequence region TTGCACCATGGCTCGACCACTGGGAGAAAGCCATAAAAGGTTCCTGCAAACTATGATGGTCAATGGGATCATTGATGGTGCCAAGGCAAGGGCTCTTCACCGGCATTGCTGTGAGACACACGGTGGTAAGAACAGCATGGCTGCATACTATTTTGCCCCGGGTCCTCTGTTTGTTTACTTTGTGTCAGCATGGTAAACCCTTAAACTCAAAGGTCCAGTTTTCTAGACACAATAAGAGATTCTCTATTGAAAGTGCCAGGAATAGGCTTAATCCTGGTCTGTTTTTGTTGAGGGCCACTCACTCACATGTACCCCTTTTTATACAGCACACTATGCTCATGATAAACTTGATGAATTCATTGAGGTTATCAATGCCCAGCTACAGCCCATGTTCATGCAGATCAGGAAAGGGATGTCTGAGGAGGATGGTCTTCAGTACCATGCTTTGGTCAGTGACACTAAAACAATTAATTCAAAGTTCTTTTACTACTACAACCATCAAGAACTGCTCTTATTTTTCCTGTTGACATCTTCTCCCGTCCAGGTGAACATGGCTGAAACTGATGTGACCAGGATGTCAACTGATTATGCAGACAACGAGTTGGAATTATTCCGAAAAACAGTGAGTAGGCTGTTTTTCGTAAATGCTAATGACTGACAAGACTTAAATAACATTTGAATATCTCTGTAATAACTGGCATGTTCTTATTATTTTTCTTAGATGGACCTGATTGTGGACTCTGACAATGGAACCGCCTCTTCCACAGACATTCTTAACTGTGCCGACAGCCTCCAGACAAAGAAGCTAAAGAAAAGAGAAACGGAACATGTACTGAACAGGCTTGTTCAGGATAAGTGGCTGAATGAGGTGCCGTCTCTGAAGACCCATTCTATGCATGCAGTTATTGCTTCTTGTGGGCACTCACGTTCTTGTGCCACTGATTGACTTGCAATCTGTGTTTTATCTTTTCTTCAGAAAAATGGTGACTACTCTCTCTCCACTCGATGTATAATGGAGATGGAGCAATATATTCGGATGTTGTATCAAGACCAGGTCAAGGTCTGCCACATCTGTCACAATGTGGCCTTGCAGGTAAAGTGATACTTCAATTTAAATGACAGTAAATAAGTTGCATCTAATATATTCCTCCTGCTAGCTAAATTGGACCCCGTGTCAAATCCAAATTGGTGGAACATCTGATTTGTCAGATTCCCAAACTCACTTTTCTCAATCCTCTGCTCAAAGGTAGATATGAATGTTTAATGTTGCGTTGGATATGCTTCTCATGAATGGTGTAGTTGCTACTCAAAATATGttgactgaatttaaaatgattGACACCACTGATATAGCCTGGCTTTCTAGGCAAAGCATTTGGTTTCATTCATCATTTTTGTAATAATCTGGTCTCTTTTACCTCTCAGTGCCAGATGTGTGAAAATCCTACATGTGGCATCAAAATCCACACCCCTTGTGTCGCCAGATACTTCAAAGGAAGGACTGATCCACGATGCCCTGCCTGTGAGGACTTCTGGCCACATGAGATTCCAGGTAATAATGTTACACTGATCAAAGAATTGCAACACAAGTTGTACCATGATAGTCTATAATAGTTTGTATAAAGGTCTGTGTATACATATCACTTTCATCTGTTTCGACTCAAGACAAAGAATAAACATATTTACCTACCTTATCTAGTCATTCATATGATTTAatttccccttctcttccctaTAGATGTGTATAGATCTCCGTCCTCTCAGAGCGAGACTCAGTCAGCAGCCAAAGAGAATACGGTCCCCACTCCTCGGTCTACAGCTCAGATCCGGAGGACCAGGAGGTCATAACCTCACGGATGCATGTATAGCTGTCAGAACTTTCAGTACAATGTTTTGCCTTCATTCAAATGTACAAATCAATCTAGTTAAGTTTGAAAGTTGAAAACGTTTTTATAATTGTATATCAAATGTTAGATACTTTCAGGAGAACATCTTTCATTGAATTGTCAATGGTCTCCCGTGAGCTCCTCTTAACTTGATTATCTTAATTTTTATTAAGTTACTTTCTAGGGGAGCAATTCTGGGAAGTGTGGCAACTACAATCATTCTTTCAGGCAGTTTAAATGGAAAGCTGTGTTTACATCATTTGTGCCTGTGGTTCATTAGGTTGTTAAATTAGAATAGTACTGCCTTATTTGAATAAATTATGGAAATGACCTAATCTGAGTATCTGCGGGAACAATTAAATATGCCAATTTGAAAAAGCATACCCTATCAAATTAAATGGGTAACAACTCCATATTTTATATGCAGTAGGAAATGAGCATACATCAACTGCTCCTTCATTTAATGTGGTAATGAGTGGAAGCAAGCGCCGATCATGCAGGTGGCTTGGCATTCAATGTGTGCCATAATCACATTCAAGTGTTGACAGATTGAATACAACTGGCTTTCCTTTGTCATGGATATGAGGTGGGATACTTTTAATTAAGTGATAGGCTATTTTCCTCTACTTAAGTTAATTGAGTTGAGCAGATTTCCCATAATTCTTCAATAT contains the following coding sequences:
- the LOC135554100 gene encoding non-structural maintenance of chromosomes element 1 homolog — its product is MARPLGESHKRFLQTMMVNGIIDGAKARALHRHCCETHGAHYAHDKLDEFIEVINAQLQPMFMQIRKGMSEEDGLQYHALVNMAETDVTRMSTDYADNELELFRKTMDLIVDSDNGTASSTDILNCADSLQTKKLKKRETEHVLNRLVQDKWLNEKNGDYSLSTRCIMEMEQYIRMLYQDQVKVCHICHNVALQCQMCENPTCGIKIHTPCVARYFKGRTDPRCPACEDFWPHEIPDVYRSPSSQSETQSAAKENTVPTPRSTAQIRRTRRS